A genomic stretch from Pseudomonas mendocina includes:
- the rng gene encoding ribonuclease G, translating to MSEEILINITPMESRVAVVENGVLQEVHVERTQRRGIVGNIYKGKVVRVLPGMQAAFVDIGLERAAFIHAAEISTREGQAVESISALVHEGQSLVVQVTKDPIGSKGARLTTHLSIPSRYLVYMPRTSHVGISLKIEDEVERERLKQVVADCIAAEGIEEAGGFILRTAADGARADEILADIRYLRRLWAQIATQMKIGPTPMVIYEDLSLALRTLRDLVNPKIEKIRVDSRETFQKITQFVGELMPEIADRLEHYPGERPIFDLYGVEDEIQKALDRKVPLKSGGYLIIDQAEAMSTIDVNTGAFVGHRTLEETIFKTNLEAATAIARQLRLRNLGGIIIIDFIDMEDEEHQRQVLRTLEKQLERDHAKTNIIGITELGLVQMTRKRTRESLEQILCEPCSACQGRGKLKTAETTCYEIFREILREARAYQAEGYRVLANQKVVDRLLDEESGNVADLEAFIGRTIKFQVETMYAQDQYDVVLL from the coding sequence ATGAGTGAAGAAATCCTGATCAATATCACGCCAATGGAGTCACGGGTTGCCGTGGTGGAAAACGGTGTGTTGCAGGAAGTACACGTCGAGCGTACGCAGCGGCGGGGCATCGTCGGCAATATCTATAAAGGTAAGGTTGTCCGCGTGCTGCCGGGCATGCAGGCCGCTTTTGTTGATATTGGCCTTGAGCGTGCGGCGTTCATTCATGCGGCTGAAATCTCTACTCGTGAAGGGCAGGCAGTGGAAAGCATCAGTGCCTTGGTCCACGAGGGGCAGAGTTTGGTTGTGCAAGTGACCAAAGACCCGATTGGCAGTAAAGGGGCACGGCTAACTACGCACCTGTCGATCCCTTCGCGCTACTTGGTGTACATGCCGCGTACCAGCCATGTGGGTATTTCCCTGAAGATCGAAGACGAAGTCGAGCGCGAACGCCTGAAGCAGGTGGTGGCCGACTGCATTGCAGCTGAAGGGATCGAAGAGGCTGGCGGTTTTATTCTGCGTACGGCTGCAGATGGTGCCCGTGCCGACGAAATTCTTGCTGATATCCGTTACCTGCGCAGGTTGTGGGCGCAAATCGCTACGCAGATGAAGATCGGTCCAACGCCGATGGTGATTTATGAAGATCTCAGCCTTGCATTGAGAACTTTGCGTGATTTGGTGAATCCGAAGATCGAGAAAATTCGTGTCGACTCTCGCGAGACTTTCCAGAAGATCACCCAATTTGTAGGCGAATTGATGCCGGAAATCGCTGACCGTCTTGAGCATTACCCTGGCGAAAGGCCGATTTTCGATCTGTATGGGGTTGAGGATGAAATTCAGAAGGCCCTTGATCGTAAGGTGCCGCTGAAGTCCGGGGGGTATCTGATCATTGATCAGGCCGAGGCCATGAGCACCATTGATGTGAATACCGGTGCGTTTGTCGGCCATCGAACTCTTGAGGAAACTATCTTCAAGACTAATCTTGAAGCAGCGACTGCCATTGCCCGACAGCTGCGACTACGAAACCTTGGCGGAATCATCATCATCGACTTTATTGATATGGAAGATGAGGAGCATCAGCGTCAGGTACTTCGCACGCTGGAAAAGCAACTGGAGCGGGATCACGCCAAGACCAACATCATCGGCATCACCGAACTCGGTCTGGTGCAGATGACGCGCAAGCGCACCCGTGAAAGTCTTGAGCAGATACTGTGCGAGCCTTGCAGTGCGTGCCAGGGTCGTGGCAAGTTGAAAACGGCAGAAACCACCTGCTACGAAATTTTCCGCGAAATTCTCCGTGAGGCCAGGGCTTATCAGGCAGAGGGATACCGGGTGTTGGCTAACCAGAAGGTGGTTGATCGTCTTCTGGATGAGGAGTCGGGGAATGTGGCCGATCTGGAGGCGTTTATCGGTCGCACCATCAAATTTCAGGTTGAAACCATGTATGCACAGGATCAGTACGATGTGGTTTTACTTTAA
- a CDS encoding YhdP family protein, producing MSVALLVLAALYVSLGRELMPLVAEYRFDAESRAQQALGMPLRITSLEGGWKGLSPILSANGVQVGEGEQSIHLDHIKIVPDVVGSLLALKPQVARIEFDGLNLVVEQSPEGGWAVKGLPERKDHAPLDLPKLFGQMQMIKRITLTNSQVTVLMHGQDPVTLSYANLSFNNGARKQSLEGRLRLPDGQPVALKLATSINVDSLLDSRADVYLTLPQSDWAAWLPKTLLGKWRVEHLQLGGEVWAAVDKGAVSRAVTHLHGQDIKAAYADRKPVSLDGVSLNAYYDLSKQGSRLLLDNLAFNNGDVRWGDTDITVTRQLATAEDGEHWKIGIDRFDLGPLLPLVTALAPVPDEQMLRVEQLAPRGELRNIQLQFRPGADGPERFNFAANLRRVSISPSQGVPGAENVSGSISGDLGQGELRVDTQDFALHLNTLFPKPWHYQTAKALLKWQLDADAFTLRAPYLQVVGEEGPVAGDFLIRLRKDPALEDYMDLRVGLRNGDARFTEKYLPSLSPGLSKPLDQWLKTAIRGGAVDEGFFQYQGSLNKGAAPEARSISLFFAVHDAELAFQPGWPSLQEGRGTVFVEDSGVRVALDSGCILDSQVTNATALVPAVKPGESPHLLVEGSLNSSLPDALKILQEAPIGTQSVFDGWEGKGDLDGKLDLNIPLRKGEAPVVVVDFAADDAELSMPTPALQFSHLKGAFRYDTRSGLSAPDIRAQVLGHSVRAKAFAEGRGGKARSRIEATGQIGLETLTGWLGVDQPLPLSGRIPYFVNLTLEGPDSQLRVSSSLKGLKIDLPAPFGKLAEEERPSVWRMTLGGAERRYWFDYAALASLSFAASPGQFNQGRGELRLADGPARLPAARGLQVRGRLAELNWSKWQEAIKPYAKSSGTQSLQLFRDAQVRLGRFEGFGVSVNDAEVGLSRVSSSWRVSVDSKQVSGQVSLPDQSGAPIALNFNYLRLPPRKTGNDSTEDVDSPDTLASIDPRSVPALDVKVDAVFLGDEALGGWKLKARPSTAGVRFSELDLNLKGLKIAGESTWEHGPQGVRTLYKGRLGGRDLAQVLRNWGFAPTATSESFRLDVDGNWPGSPAWFSLKRFSGSLDASLRKGQFSEVDGTASALRVFGLLNFNSIGRRLRLDFSDLLDKGLSYDRFKGVLAASNGVYVTRRPITLEGPSSNLELDGTLDMVSDRIDAKLLVTLPVSNNLPLAALIVGAPAIGGALFVVDKLLGDHVARFASVQYDVKGPWQDPQITFDKPFEKPR from the coding sequence ATGAGCGTTGCATTGCTGGTTTTGGCCGCCCTGTATGTGAGTTTGGGGCGCGAGCTGATGCCGTTGGTGGCCGAGTATCGGTTTGATGCCGAGAGCCGCGCCCAGCAGGCGCTGGGAATGCCCCTGCGAATTACATCCCTAGAGGGTGGCTGGAAAGGCCTGTCGCCGATTCTGAGCGCAAATGGTGTTCAAGTCGGTGAGGGCGAACAGTCTATCCATCTGGATCACATCAAAATCGTCCCTGATGTTGTCGGCAGTCTGCTGGCGCTTAAGCCCCAGGTGGCTCGGATTGAGTTTGATGGACTCAATCTTGTCGTGGAGCAGAGTCCTGAGGGTGGCTGGGCAGTTAAGGGCCTGCCTGAGCGTAAAGATCACGCTCCGTTAGATCTGCCTAAATTGTTCGGGCAGATGCAAATGATCAAGCGCATTACCCTGACTAACAGCCAAGTGACGGTGCTCATGCACGGGCAAGACCCTGTGACACTGAGTTACGCCAATCTTAGTTTTAACAATGGCGCCAGGAAGCAGAGCTTGGAAGGCCGCCTGCGACTGCCTGACGGCCAGCCAGTCGCACTCAAACTGGCAACGTCGATAAATGTCGATAGTTTGCTGGACTCGCGCGCGGATGTTTATTTGACCTTGCCGCAAAGTGATTGGGCTGCTTGGCTGCCTAAAACCTTGCTGGGTAAGTGGCGAGTGGAGCATTTGCAGCTGGGGGGGGAGGTCTGGGCAGCAGTCGACAAGGGGGCGGTGAGTCGTGCTGTAACTCACCTGCATGGGCAAGACATAAAGGCGGCTTATGCGGATCGTAAGCCCGTCAGCCTCGATGGTGTTTCGCTCAATGCCTATTACGACTTGAGCAAGCAGGGTAGCCGCCTCCTGCTGGATAACCTTGCATTCAACAATGGCGATGTACGCTGGGGCGACACTGATATCACTGTCACTCGGCAACTGGCCACGGCCGAAGACGGCGAGCACTGGAAGATCGGTATTGACCGGTTTGACCTTGGGCCGCTGCTGCCGTTGGTGACTGCTCTTGCACCTGTGCCGGACGAACAGATGCTGCGTGTAGAGCAACTCGCCCCTCGTGGTGAGTTGCGCAATATACAGCTCCAGTTCCGTCCGGGGGCTGATGGGCCTGAGCGTTTCAACTTTGCTGCTAACCTCCGACGAGTGAGCATTTCGCCTTCCCAAGGTGTGCCGGGTGCTGAGAATGTCAGCGGTAGTATCAGCGGTGATCTGGGGCAGGGCGAGCTGCGTGTCGACACGCAGGACTTTGCACTGCACCTGAATACCCTCTTTCCTAAGCCATGGCATTACCAGACAGCGAAAGCCTTGTTGAAATGGCAGCTCGATGCGGATGCCTTCACTCTGCGTGCACCGTATTTACAGGTGGTAGGTGAGGAGGGACCAGTTGCGGGGGATTTCTTGATCCGCCTGCGCAAGGACCCGGCGCTTGAGGATTACATGGACTTGCGTGTAGGCCTGCGTAACGGCGATGCACGCTTTACTGAAAAGTACTTGCCGAGCTTGTCCCCCGGGCTGAGTAAACCGCTGGATCAGTGGTTGAAAACGGCAATACGCGGTGGAGCGGTTGATGAAGGCTTCTTCCAGTATCAGGGATCGCTGAATAAAGGCGCAGCGCCAGAAGCTCGCAGCATTAGCCTGTTTTTTGCAGTGCATGACGCCGAGCTTGCATTCCAGCCAGGCTGGCCTTCTTTGCAGGAAGGTCGCGGCACGGTGTTTGTCGAAGACTCTGGCGTCCGGGTGGCGTTGGACTCTGGCTGTATATTGGATAGCCAAGTGACTAACGCCACTGCGCTTGTCCCTGCAGTAAAACCAGGGGAGAGCCCGCATTTACTGGTTGAAGGCAGCCTGAATAGTAGTCTCCCAGATGCACTGAAAATTTTGCAGGAGGCCCCAATCGGCACCCAGTCTGTCTTTGACGGCTGGGAGGGTAAAGGCGATCTGGATGGCAAGCTGGACTTGAACATACCGCTGCGCAAGGGTGAGGCTCCCGTCGTTGTGGTTGATTTTGCAGCCGATGACGCCGAGCTCAGCATGCCAACACCGGCTTTGCAGTTCAGTCATCTCAAGGGGGCATTCCGTTATGACACGCGTAGCGGTTTGAGCGCCCCCGACATCCGTGCCCAAGTATTGGGTCACTCTGTTCGTGCCAAAGCCTTTGCCGAAGGTAGAGGCGGTAAGGCGCGCAGTCGGATTGAAGCCACTGGCCAGATTGGTCTGGAAACCTTGACTGGTTGGTTAGGTGTGGACCAACCCTTGCCGTTGAGCGGGCGTATACCTTATTTCGTGAATCTGACGTTGGAGGGGCCGGATAGTCAGCTTCGGGTCAGTTCCTCCCTCAAGGGGCTGAAAATCGACCTGCCAGCACCTTTTGGCAAGCTGGCAGAAGAGGAGCGGCCGTCGGTATGGCGCATGACGCTTGGCGGAGCGGAGCGTCGTTACTGGTTTGATTACGCGGCATTGGCGAGCCTTTCATTTGCGGCCAGCCCTGGACAGTTCAATCAGGGACGTGGCGAGTTGCGCCTTGCTGACGGGCCTGCACGTCTACCGGCTGCGAGGGGGCTGCAGGTGCGTGGTCGATTGGCTGAGCTGAACTGGTCGAAGTGGCAGGAGGCGATCAAACCTTATGCCAAATCATCAGGCACTCAGTCTCTGCAGTTGTTCAGGGATGCTCAGGTGCGTTTGGGGCGATTCGAGGGGTTTGGTGTAAGTGTTAATGATGCCGAGGTAGGACTCAGCCGTGTCAGTTCAAGCTGGCGTGTGAGTGTGGACAGTAAGCAAGTCAGCGGACAAGTCTCGTTGCCCGACCAAAGCGGTGCGCCAATCGCGCTCAATTTCAATTACTTGCGCCTCCCGCCTCGCAAAACCGGGAATGACAGCACAGAGGACGTTGATTCGCCAGACACGCTGGCCAGTATCGACCCGAGAAGCGTCCCGGCGCTGGATGTGAAAGTTGATGCAGTTTTTCTTGGGGACGAGGCGCTTGGGGGGTGGAAGCTCAAGGCCAGACCAAGCACCGCCGGAGTGCGTTTTTCCGAGCTGGACCTGAATCTAAAGGGGCTTAAAATCGCTGGTGAGTCTACCTGGGAGCATGGCCCGCAAGGTGTTCGCACGCTCTATAAAGGTCGGCTAGGTGGCAGGGACTTGGCGCAGGTGCTCAGAAATTGGGGATTTGCCCCGACCGCAACCAGTGAATCTTTCCGCCTTGATGTGGATGGTAATTGGCCGGGCTCTCCAGCCTGGTTCAGCCTCAAGCGCTTCAGTGGCAGCCTCGATGCGTCCCTGCGCAAGGGACAGTTTTCTGAGGTGGACGGCACGGCATCTGCCTTGCGGGTGTTCGGTCTGTTGAACTTCAACTCTATCGGTCGCCGTTTGCGCCTAGACTTCTCCGACTTGCTGGATAAGGGGCTGAGCTATGACCGCTTTAAGGGTGTGCTGGCGGCGAGCAATGGGGTGTATGTCACTCGCAGGCCGATAACCCTGGAGGGACCATCGAGTAACTTGGAGCTGGATGGCACACTGGACATGGTCAGTGACCGTATCGATGCCAAACTGCTCGTGACGCTACCGGTTAGTAACAACTTGCCACTGGCCGCCTTGATTGTTGGGGCTCCGGCCATTGGCGGGGCGTTGTTCGTGGTAGACAAGCTATTGGGTGATCACGTTGCCCGTTTTGCCAGTGTGCAGTACGACGTTAAAGGCCCTTGGCAGGATCCGCAGATTACCTTTGACAAGCCTTTCGAAAAGCCCCGTTAA
- a CDS encoding carbon-nitrogen hydrolase family protein — protein MSFAVIQMVSQDDVLANLAEARRLLSDAAEQGAQLAVLPENFAAMGRRDLAALGRAEAVGEGPILPWLQQTARDLGLWIVAGTIPLPPDGQPDAKAHACSLLIDNQGQRAARYDKLHLFDVDVSDSHGRYRESDDYAFGAQVVVADTPVGRLGMTVCYDLRFPELYGNLRAAGAELISIPAAFTAVTGEAHWQVLTRARAIETQCYVLACGQGGSHPGGRQTFGHSALIDPWGRVQAELPAGPGVLVSKRDASEQASIRQRMPVAQHKRFFAAAEPRLPALEKL, from the coding sequence ATGAGCTTTGCCGTGATTCAAATGGTTAGCCAGGATGATGTCCTCGCCAATCTGGCCGAGGCTCGGCGCCTGTTGAGTGATGCTGCCGAGCAGGGGGCGCAACTGGCTGTGCTGCCAGAAAACTTTGCGGCCATGGGGCGGCGTGATCTGGCGGCTTTGGGGCGGGCTGAGGCCGTAGGTGAGGGGCCAATACTACCGTGGTTGCAGCAGACTGCACGTGACCTGGGATTATGGATCGTCGCAGGAACGATCCCGCTACCGCCCGATGGCCAGCCAGACGCCAAAGCACATGCCTGCTCATTATTGATCGATAATCAGGGGCAGAGGGCTGCCCGCTACGACAAGCTGCACCTGTTCGATGTTGATGTGAGTGACAGTCACGGTCGTTACCGTGAGTCGGATGATTACGCATTTGGTGCACAGGTGGTGGTGGCTGATACGCCGGTGGGGCGTTTGGGAATGACCGTGTGTTATGACCTGCGCTTCCCTGAGTTGTACGGCAACCTGCGGGCTGCAGGAGCAGAACTGATCAGTATTCCCGCAGCCTTTACAGCAGTGACAGGTGAGGCCCATTGGCAGGTGCTGACTCGTGCGCGGGCCATTGAAACCCAATGCTATGTGTTGGCTTGTGGGCAGGGTGGAAGCCATCCGGGTGGGCGCCAGACCTTCGGTCATTCCGCGCTGATAGACCCATGGGGCCGTGTGCAGGCTGAGCTGCCTGCAGGCCCTGGTGTACTGGTTAGCAAGCGTGATGCTTCTGAGCAAGCCTCAATTCGCCAGCGGATGCCCGTGGCCCAGCACAAACGATTTTTTGCAGCAGCCGAGCCTCGGCTGCCAGCTTTGGAGAAATTATGA
- the tldD gene encoding metalloprotease TldD → MSTMLVSVSEHLLNPGGLSVEHLPGVLSELAGPGIDAADLYFQSQVSETWVLEDGIVKEGSFNLDQGVGVRAQSGEKTGFAYSNAITADALTQAARAARSIARSGQEGRVQAFSAGVHAPLYSEDNPLDVLSRAEKVELLKRIDVATRTLDSRIKQVTVSLAGVWERILVAANDGTLGADVRPLVRFNVSVIVEQNGRRERGGHGGGGRTDYRYFLEKTANNEERAMGYAREALRQALVNLEAIAAPAGTMPVVMGAGWSGVLLHEAVGHGLEGDFNRKGSSAYSGRVGEQVASSLCTIVDDGTLASRRGSLCMDDEGTQTQCTTLIENGVLKGYMQDKLNARLMGVAATGNGRRESYAHLPMPRMTNTYMLAGESDPEEIIRSVKKGIYCANLGGGQVDITSGKFVFSTSEAYLIEDGKITAPVKGATLIGNGPEAMSKVSMVGTDLALDSGVGTCGKDGQSVPVGVGQPTLKIDAITVGGTGA, encoded by the coding sequence ATGAGCACTATGTTGGTGTCCGTGAGTGAGCACCTGCTCAACCCGGGCGGTTTGAGCGTTGAACACTTACCCGGTGTGCTGAGCGAATTAGCTGGCCCCGGTATTGATGCGGCTGACTTGTACTTCCAAAGTCAGGTCTCTGAGACCTGGGTGTTGGAAGACGGCATCGTCAAAGAGGGGAGTTTCAACCTTGATCAGGGCGTTGGTGTGCGTGCGCAATCCGGTGAGAAGACAGGCTTTGCCTACAGCAATGCGATCACCGCCGATGCGCTGACACAGGCTGCACGTGCGGCCCGTTCGATTGCCCGCTCGGGACAGGAAGGGCGCGTGCAGGCGTTTTCTGCGGGTGTTCATGCTCCCCTGTACAGTGAAGATAACCCGCTGGATGTATTGAGTCGGGCAGAAAAAGTTGAGTTGCTCAAACGCATCGACGTCGCCACACGGACGCTTGATTCACGGATCAAGCAGGTCACGGTAAGCCTTGCCGGTGTCTGGGAGCGCATACTGGTTGCGGCCAATGACGGCACGCTGGGGGCTGATGTGCGCCCGCTGGTGCGCTTCAACGTCAGTGTCATCGTCGAGCAGAACGGCCGCCGTGAGCGTGGCGGGCATGGCGGTGGCGGGCGTACCGATTACCGCTATTTCCTGGAAAAGACAGCGAACAACGAAGAGCGCGCCATGGGCTATGCCCGCGAGGCGCTGCGCCAGGCTCTGGTGAATCTGGAGGCTATCGCGGCCCCGGCAGGCACCATGCCGGTGGTGATGGGCGCAGGCTGGTCTGGAGTGCTGCTGCATGAAGCGGTTGGCCATGGCCTTGAGGGCGATTTCAACCGCAAGGGCAGTTCGGCCTATAGCGGTCGTGTGGGTGAGCAAGTGGCTTCGAGCCTGTGCACCATTGTTGATGACGGCACTCTCGCATCCCGCCGCGGTTCATTGTGCATGGATGATGAAGGCACCCAGACCCAGTGCACCACACTGATCGAGAACGGCGTGCTCAAAGGCTATATGCAGGACAAGCTTAATGCCCGCCTGATGGGTGTTGCCGCTACTGGCAACGGTCGCCGCGAGTCCTACGCGCATCTGCCGATGCCTCGCATGACTAACACCTACATGTTGGCAGGCGAAAGCGATCCGGAAGAAATCATCCGCTCGGTGAAAAAGGGCATCTACTGCGCCAACCTCGGTGGCGGTCAGGTGGATATCACCAGCGGCAAGTTTGTGTTCTCCACCAGCGAGGCCTATCTGATCGAAGACGGCAAAATTACCGCGCCGGTCAAAGGCGCAACCCTGATCGGTAATGGCCCGGAAGCCATGAGCAAGGTGTCTATGGTCGGCACTGACCTGGCGCTGGACAGCGGCGTCGGCACCTGCGGTAAGGATGGCCAGTCGGTGCCGGTGGGCGTTGGTCAGCCGACGTTGAAGATTGATGCCATCACCGTCGGTGGAACTGGAGCTTAA
- the yjgA gene encoding ribosome biogenesis factor YjgA produces MSEYFDDDFSGEKSKSQIKRELHALQELGQRLTTVKPDLLNKMPLTDELRRALAEAPKHTANAAKKRHIQFIGRLMRDQDAEAILNILDQVDASTRQYNERFHNLERWRDRLIAGNDETLEAFVNDYPETDRQHLRGLIRHAQHELAHNKTPTAARKIFKYIRDLDETQRGLR; encoded by the coding sequence ATGTCTGAATATTTCGACGACGACTTCTCCGGCGAGAAAAGCAAAAGCCAGATCAAGCGCGAACTGCATGCGCTACAGGAGCTGGGCCAGCGTCTCACAACGGTCAAACCGGACCTGCTCAACAAAATGCCTCTGACCGACGAGCTGCGTCGTGCGCTCGCCGAGGCCCCGAAACACACCGCTAACGCTGCCAAAAAACGTCATATCCAGTTTATTGGCCGCTTGATGCGTGATCAGGATGCCGAAGCCATCCTCAACATTCTCGATCAGGTTGATGCCTCAACCCGTCAGTACAACGAGCGTTTCCACAACCTGGAACGCTGGCGTGACCGTCTGATCGCGGGCAATGACGAAACGCTTGAAGCCTTCGTCAACGATTACCCCGAAACCGACCGCCAACACCTGCGCGGCCTGATCCGCCACGCCCAACACGAACTTGCCCACAACAAAACGCCAACCGCTGCGCGCAAGATCTTCAAATACATCCGCGACCTGGATGAAACTCAGCGCGGCTTACGTTGA
- the pmbA gene encoding metalloprotease PmbA: MSAVDSVGPQAVPQLQAQVEQILAEAKKQGATACEVAVSAGQGLSTSVRQGDVETVEFNRDQGFGITLYVGQRKGSASTSATGEAAIRETVAAALAIAKHASEDDCSGLADPALMATEFPDLDLYHRWDITPERAIELALSCEAAAFAADKRITNADGTTLNTHEGCRVYGNSHGFIGGYASTRHSLSCVMIAEGEGQMQRDYWYDVSRQGQLLADPVSIGQRAAQRAASRLGARPVPTCEVPVLFAAELATGLFGSLISAISGGNLYRKSSFLEGALGQQLFPEWMTIDERPHIPRAMASASFDGDGLATYAKAFVEQGELRSYVLGTYSGRKLGMPSTANSGGVHNLFVSHGDEDQQALIKRMGRGLLVTELMGHGLNMVTGDYSRGAAGYWVENGEIQFPVQEVTIAGNMRDMFRQIVAVGSDLELRGNVRTGSVLIERMTVAGS; this comes from the coding sequence ATGAGTGCAGTAGATAGCGTCGGCCCACAAGCCGTGCCGCAATTGCAGGCCCAGGTCGAGCAGATTCTTGCCGAAGCAAAAAAACAGGGCGCAACGGCTTGCGAAGTGGCTGTTTCGGCGGGGCAGGGCTTGTCCACATCGGTGCGTCAGGGCGACGTGGAGACGGTGGAGTTCAATCGCGATCAAGGTTTTGGCATCACCCTATACGTTGGTCAGCGCAAAGGCTCAGCCAGTACGTCGGCTACTGGTGAAGCGGCCATCCGTGAAACTGTTGCAGCCGCACTGGCGATTGCTAAGCATGCATCTGAGGATGATTGCTCAGGGCTGGCGGACCCTGCCCTGATGGCAACAGAGTTTCCGGATCTCGATCTGTATCACCGCTGGGACATCACCCCGGAGAGGGCCATTGAACTGGCGTTGAGTTGTGAGGCTGCAGCTTTTGCGGCGGATAAGCGCATTACTAATGCCGATGGCACCACGTTGAACACCCATGAAGGCTGTCGCGTTTATGGTAACAGCCACGGCTTTATCGGCGGCTACGCCAGCACCCGGCACAGCCTGAGCTGCGTGATGATTGCCGAAGGTGAGGGGCAGATGCAGCGTGATTACTGGTATGACGTAAGTCGTCAGGGCCAGTTGCTGGCTGACCCGGTCAGTATCGGTCAGCGTGCCGCCCAACGTGCGGCCAGTCGCTTAGGCGCTCGCCCGGTGCCAACCTGCGAAGTCCCGGTATTGTTTGCAGCGGAGCTGGCGACTGGACTGTTCGGTAGCCTTATCAGTGCTATTTCCGGCGGTAATTTGTACCGCAAATCATCCTTCCTTGAGGGGGCTCTTGGGCAACAGCTGTTCCCAGAGTGGATGACGATTGATGAGCGTCCACATATTCCCCGTGCCATGGCCAGTGCTTCGTTCGACGGTGATGGCTTAGCGACTTACGCTAAGGCATTCGTTGAGCAAGGTGAGCTGCGCTCTTATGTGCTTGGCACCTACTCTGGCCGCAAGTTAGGTATGCCGAGTACAGCCAACTCAGGTGGTGTACATAACCTGTTCGTGAGCCATGGTGATGAGGATCAGCAGGCGCTGATCAAACGCATGGGGCGCGGGCTGTTGGTTACTGAACTAATGGGCCATGGCCTGAACATGGTCACTGGGGATTATTCCCGTGGAGCGGCGGGGTACTGGGTCGAGAATGGTGAAATACAGTTCCCTGTACAAGAGGTCACCATCGCAGGAAACATGCGCGACATGTTCCGTCAGATAGTGGCCGTAGGCAGTGATTTGGAACTGCGCGGCAATGTGCGAACCGGTTCGGTTTTGATTGAGCGAATGACGGTCGCAGGTAGCTAA
- a CDS encoding HPr family phosphocarrier protein, with protein MPSCEITIINKLGLHARAAAKFVGVAGRYPCQVKIGRSAESLVDGKSIMGVMMLAAGKGTTLHLLTEGAQEQEALQAICDLVNNYFDEGE; from the coding sequence ATGCCATCCTGCGAAATCACCATCATCAACAAACTCGGCCTGCATGCCCGTGCGGCCGCTAAGTTTGTAGGCGTTGCAGGACGCTATCCGTGCCAAGTCAAGATTGGCCGCTCCGCGGAAAGTCTGGTCGACGGCAAGAGCATCATGGGCGTCATGATGCTGGCCGCCGGTAAAGGCACCACTTTGCATCTGCTCACAGAAGGGGCGCAGGAGCAGGAAGCCCTCCAAGCCATCTGTGATCTGGTTAATAACTATTTCGATGAGGGCGAATAA
- the rapZ gene encoding RNase adapter RapZ, which translates to MRLIIVSGRSGSGKSTALDALEDNGFYCIDNLPAGLLPSLNELALMHTELLHPLVAVSIDARNLPSHLQRFPDLLAEVRARHIRCDVIYLDADDDTLLKRFSETRRRHPLTSDTRSLAEAIRDERVLLSPIVDLADLTIDTTNLNLYQLRDTLKLRLLDQPEPGTAFLFESFGFKRGMPVDADVVFDVRCLPNPYWKPDLRGFSGLDQPVAEYLAAQPDVEEMYQDLLAYLSKWLPRFAASNRAYVTVAIGCTGGHHRSVYLANRLGETLKPILKNVQIRHRDLP; encoded by the coding sequence ATGCGCTTGATCATCGTCAGCGGCCGCTCCGGGTCGGGAAAAAGTACAGCCCTTGATGCCCTTGAGGACAATGGCTTTTACTGCATCGACAACTTGCCAGCCGGCTTGCTGCCAAGCCTAAACGAACTGGCATTGATGCACACCGAGCTGCTGCACCCGCTGGTCGCTGTGTCGATTGATGCGCGAAACCTACCCAGCCATCTACAACGTTTCCCTGATTTGCTTGCAGAGGTTCGCGCCCGGCATATCCGTTGTGATGTGATTTATCTGGACGCTGACGATGACACCTTGCTCAAGCGCTTCTCGGAAACCCGCCGGCGCCACCCGCTGACCAGCGACACCCGCTCACTGGCCGAGGCTATCCGCGACGAGCGCGTATTGCTCAGTCCTATTGTCGATCTGGCCGACCTGACCATCGACACCACCAACCTCAACCTTTACCAGTTGCGTGACACCCTCAAGTTGCGCCTGCTTGACCAGCCGGAACCCGGTACAGCTTTCCTGTTTGAATCCTTTGGCTTCAAACGGGGGATGCCAGTAGATGCGGATGTCGTCTTTGATGTGCGCTGTTTGCCAAACCCGTACTGGAAGCCTGATCTGCGTGGATTCTCCGGACTCGATCAGCCAGTAGCCGAATACCTGGCAGCCCAGCCAGATGTTGAAGAAATGTACCAAGACCTACTCGCCTACCTGAGCAAGTGGTTACCCCGCTTCGCTGCCAGCAACCGTGCTTATGTCACCGTGGCGATAGGCTGTACTGGCGGTCATCACCGCTCCGTCTACCTGGCCAACCGCTTAGGCGAAACGCTCAAACCGATTCTGAAAAACGTTCAGATCCGCCACCGTGATCTCCCTTAA